Proteins encoded by one window of Arabidopsis thaliana chromosome 2, partial sequence:
- a CDS encoding P-loop containing nucleoside triphosphate hydrolases superfamily protein, which yields MSLDDPQSKSRSMCVPEFNSNNNTTTFAQILVISSIGLLLALALHFRLRKLRHSKNIPRLRSSQKHKGHEKLERFSHYVVRQMGFKDRRECPHLCKLANEYIRKSGSCEEDIYSFFSEEPGADSLFIKLVEEFERCILSYFAYHWSHADLMISQILSADVEPKKKLKHIVMAATREQRFERVTKNLKVARVFNTLVEEMKAMGIASVDDSECTEVMAPVAHKDRSPVLLLMGGGMGAGKSTVLKDILKEPFWAGADAVVIEADAFKESDVIYRALSARGHVDMIKTAEFVHQSSTDAASSLLVTALNEGRDVIMDGTLSWVPFVVQTITMARNVHRHRYRMGAGYKVGENGDVIENYWERIGERQQLQEDGRERKPYRIELVGVVCDAYLAVIRGIR from the exons ATGTCTCTTGATGATCCCCAAAGCAAATCCAGATCAATGTGTGTTCCAGAGTttaacagcaacaacaacacgACGACCTTCGCACAGATTTTAGTAATCTCATCCATTGGCTTACTCTTAGCCCTTGCACTGCACTTCCGTCTAAGGAAGCTACGTCACTCCAAGAACATCCCTCGTCTCAGATCGTCTCAAAAACACAAAGGCCATGAGAAGCTTGAGAGATTCTCTCACTATGTTG TGCGGCAGATGGGATTCAAGGACAGGAGAGAATGTCCTCATCTCTGCAAATTAGCTAATGAGTACATAAGAAAATCAGGCAGCTGTGAGGAAGACATATACAGCTTCTTCTCTGAAGAGCCTGGTGCTGATTCTCTCTTCATTAAGCTCGTTGAAGAGTTTGAGAGATGTATTCTTAGTTACTTTGCTTACCACTGGAGCCATGCGGATCTCATGATCAGTCAG ATACTCAGTGCCGATGTAGAGCctaagaagaagctaaagcaCATTGTCATGGCGGCTACAAG GGAACAGAGGTTTGAGAGGGTGACTAAAAATCTAAAAGTGGCAAGAGTGTTTAACACATTGGTAGAGGAAATGAAAGCAATGGGGATCGCATCTGTTGATGACTCAGAGTGTACAGAAGTTATGGCTCCAGTTGCACACAAGGACCGAAGCCCGGTTCTACTTCTTATGGGAGGTGGTATGGGTGCAGGAAAGAGCACTGTGCTTAAAGACATTCTCAAAGA ACCGTTTTGGGCAGGAGCTGATGCTGTGGTGATTGAAGCCGATGCTTTTAAAGAATCTGATGTGATATACAGAGCTTTAAGCGCCAGAGGTCATGTTGATATGATCAAGACTGCTGAATTC GTTCACCAATCATCAACAGACGCAGCATCATCGCTGCTCGTTACAGCTCTCAACGAAGGGCGAGACGTGATAATGGATGGAACACTCTCTTGGGTACCATTTGTGGTTCAGACCATAACAATGGCGAGGAATGTGCATCGCCATCGTTACAGAATGGGAGCTGGCTACAAGGTTGGTGAGAATGGAGATGTTATAGAGAACTATTGGGAACGCATAGGCGAAAGGCAACAGCTTCAAGAAGATGGAAGGGAGAGAAAGCCATACAGGATAGAGTTAGTTGGAGTTGTATGTGATGCATATTTAGCAGTGATTCGAGGAATTAGGTGA